The sequence below is a genomic window from Mycobacterium sp. ITM-2016-00316.
GTGCCTGGGCATGCACTTGGCCCGCCTCGAGATGCGCACGGCGATCAACCTGTTGCTGGATCGGCTACCCAACCTGCGTCTGGATCCGGACGGGGGAGATCCACACATCCGCGGTCAGGTGTTCCGTTCGCCGACCGCGCTGCCGGTGCTCTTCGACCCGGTGAGCCCGTAACGTCAGCGGCGCACGTCCACCGAATGGAGACCCCCGATGACGGAATCAACCGCATACCGCGACCGCGCCGACATCACCGAGGTGCTGCTGCGTTATGCCACCGGAATCGACCGCAGGGACTGGGACACCTTCCGCACCGTCTTCACCGCGGACTGTGCACTCGACTATGGCGAGATCGGCAGCTACAACGGCGTCGACGCCGTCACCGATTTCATGGACCAGTCACACGCGATGGCCGGCCACACCATGCACCGGCTCAGCAATATCGTCATCACCCTCGAGGGTGACCGTGCCACCGCCCGCACCTATGTCGACGGGCTGATCCTTGCTCCCGACAATGCCTCCGGAGTCAACGCCGTCGGCATCTACGATGACGAACTCGTCCGCACCGATCACGGGTGGCGCATCGCCCGGCGCGTATTCACCGCGGTCCGGATCACCACGGTCGGAGGCTGATCGATGTTCGCCGACAAGTATGGCCCCTGGGCGCTGGTGGCCGGCGCGTCCGACGGCGTGGGGGCCGCCCTCGCCGATGGACTGGCGCAGCGCGGCGTCAACGTGGTGCTGCTGGCGCGCCGCCAACCCCTCCT
It includes:
- a CDS encoding nuclear transport factor 2 family protein — its product is MTESTAYRDRADITEVLLRYATGIDRRDWDTFRTVFTADCALDYGEIGSYNGVDAVTDFMDQSHAMAGHTMHRLSNIVITLEGDRATARTYVDGLILAPDNASGVNAVGIYDDELVRTDHGWRIARRVFTAVRITTVGG